From one Nocardioides sp. Kera G14 genomic stretch:
- the cimA gene encoding citramalate synthase, whose protein sequence is MSTPESDALHVYDTTLRDGMQQEGLNPTVADKLAIARHLDGLGVGFIEGGWPGANPKDTEFFRRAVAELDLKHAQLAAFGSTRRAGAVVADDPQVAALRDSGAGVVTLVAKSHDLHVVKALRTTLEENLAMVRDTVSHLRDEGQRVFLDAEHFFDGYRSNRDYALEVLRVAAEAGAEVAALCDTNGGMLPSWVSDVVGDVVSATGMRIGIHCHNDTGCAVANTLAAVDAGATHVQGTVNGYGERTGNADLIAVVANLELKLHRQVLPAGLLAEATRVAHAVAEVTNFPPASRQPYVGSSAFAHKAGLHASAIKVDPDLYQHMDPAGVGNDMRLLVSDMAGRASIELKGKELGFDLSGDRELVTRVTSRVKELESEGYSFEAADASFELLLAEEVEGSRPTYFDVESWRVISDGSGNGEAARTEATVKIVAAGERYVVTGEGNGPVNALDAALRSAIRPAFPVVDDWELVDYKVRIFEASHGTDSRTRVLITTKDHGEGGGTWTTVGVADNVIEASWEALIDGLTFGLRRVASTV, encoded by the coding sequence ATGAGCACGCCAGAATCCGACGCCCTGCACGTCTACGACACCACCCTCCGCGACGGCATGCAGCAGGAGGGCCTCAACCCGACTGTCGCCGACAAGCTCGCGATCGCCCGCCACCTCGACGGGCTGGGCGTCGGCTTCATCGAGGGCGGGTGGCCGGGTGCGAACCCGAAGGACACCGAGTTCTTCCGACGCGCGGTCGCCGAACTCGACCTCAAGCACGCGCAGTTGGCGGCCTTCGGTTCGACCCGTCGTGCTGGTGCGGTGGTGGCAGACGACCCGCAGGTCGCCGCGCTGCGCGACAGCGGCGCCGGCGTCGTCACCCTCGTGGCCAAGTCGCACGACCTGCATGTCGTGAAGGCGCTGCGGACCACGCTCGAGGAGAACCTCGCAATGGTCCGCGACACCGTCTCCCACCTTCGGGACGAGGGACAGCGCGTCTTCCTGGATGCCGAGCACTTCTTCGACGGCTACCGGTCCAACCGCGACTATGCGTTGGAGGTACTGCGTGTCGCCGCGGAGGCAGGCGCGGAGGTCGCCGCGCTCTGCGACACCAACGGCGGCATGCTGCCGTCGTGGGTCTCCGACGTCGTCGGCGACGTCGTCTCGGCCACCGGCATGCGGATCGGGATCCACTGTCACAACGACACTGGCTGCGCGGTCGCCAACACCCTCGCTGCCGTCGACGCCGGCGCCACACACGTGCAGGGAACCGTCAACGGCTACGGGGAGCGCACCGGCAACGCCGACCTGATCGCCGTCGTGGCCAACCTCGAGCTCAAGCTCCACCGCCAGGTCCTGCCCGCCGGCCTGCTCGCCGAGGCCACCCGCGTGGCGCATGCCGTCGCCGAGGTCACCAACTTCCCGCCCGCCTCCCGCCAGCCGTACGTCGGCAGCAGCGCCTTCGCGCACAAGGCCGGGCTGCACGCCTCGGCCATCAAGGTCGACCCCGACCTCTACCAGCACATGGACCCGGCCGGCGTCGGCAACGACATGCGGCTCCTCGTCTCCGACATGGCGGGCCGCGCGTCGATCGAGCTCAAGGGCAAGGAGCTGGGCTTCGACCTCTCGGGTGACCGGGAGCTCGTCACCCGCGTGACCTCGCGGGTCAAGGAGCTGGAGTCGGAGGGCTACTCCTTCGAGGCTGCCGACGCCTCCTTCGAGCTGCTTCTCGCCGAGGAGGTGGAGGGCTCACGGCCGACGTACTTCGACGTGGAGTCCTGGCGCGTGATCAGTGACGGCTCCGGCAACGGTGAGGCCGCTCGCACCGAGGCGACGGTGAAGATCGTCGCCGCGGGCGAGCGCTATGTCGTGACGGGTGAGGGCAACGGCCCGGTCAACGCGCTCGACGCGGCGCTGCGCTCGGCGATCCGGCCTGCCTTCCCGGTCGTCGACGACTGGGAGCTGGTGGACTACAAGGTCCGCATCTTCGAGGCCTCCCACGGGACCGACTCGCGCACCCGTGTCCTCATCACCACCAAGGACCACGGTGAGGGCGGCGGCACCTGGACGACCGTCGGTGTCGCCGACAACGTCATCGAGGCCTCGTGGGAGGCGCTGATCGATGGATTGACCTTCGGGCTGAGGCGCGTAGCGTCCACTGTGTGA
- a CDS encoding serine/threonine-protein kinase, with protein MRGEKLGRYRLERVIGEGGMGVVHLARLRDGTPVAVKVLRPQVIGDREARDRLAREVSSLQRVHSRWVAEILDADPWGQTPYVVTRYVPGRSLHQVVAEDGPITGEDLTWLARGLLEGIRAVHSAGVLHRDVKPSNVLMEGRTPVLIDFGLARVADDPRLTQTGWLLGTPGYLAPEVLFGDDPTPAVDVHAWAATVAYAATGRPPYGRGPAMAIMDRTRRGEHDLTGVTGPLLSVLESALSPEPAERPTVDQLLDWLRGQVDEPTARHEALHDTAERPAVTRVLETDRRDRAPSRISQGQNPQVAGRTGAGERGRRLVLWLILALAWAAGLSAYPWIGSAVLLLVVWLLRSGSIAGARVGAKRAERGARWHDGPRLVLGAPIDLVRALPTTIVLALWAFGMVVATVLLCYAVAAPVAVALLSSGVVVVLSLLLGPGGGQVRSPVARVLKPLAAGMQGWLVTLLVLVAVAGVCGGLAARGADWTPFEHAPFSGLDP; from the coding sequence GTGAGGGGCGAGAAGCTCGGCCGGTATCGGCTCGAGCGGGTGATCGGCGAGGGCGGCATGGGGGTCGTCCATCTCGCGAGGCTGCGCGACGGCACGCCGGTCGCGGTCAAGGTGCTGCGGCCCCAGGTGATCGGCGACCGCGAGGCGCGCGACCGCCTTGCCCGTGAGGTCTCCTCGCTCCAGCGCGTCCACTCCCGCTGGGTGGCCGAGATCCTCGACGCCGATCCCTGGGGTCAGACGCCGTACGTCGTCACCCGCTACGTCCCCGGCCGCTCGCTCCACCAGGTCGTGGCCGAGGACGGCCCGATCACCGGTGAGGACCTGACCTGGCTGGCCCGCGGCCTGCTCGAGGGGATCCGCGCGGTGCACTCCGCCGGGGTGCTGCACCGCGACGTGAAGCCCTCGAACGTGTTGATGGAGGGCCGCACGCCGGTTCTGATCGACTTCGGGCTCGCCCGCGTCGCGGACGACCCGCGGCTCACCCAGACCGGCTGGCTGCTCGGCACGCCCGGCTACCTCGCGCCCGAGGTCCTCTTCGGCGACGACCCGACGCCGGCGGTGGACGTGCACGCCTGGGCCGCCACGGTCGCGTACGCCGCCACCGGCCGTCCTCCCTACGGTCGAGGTCCAGCCATGGCGATCATGGACCGCACGCGACGCGGCGAGCACGACCTCACCGGTGTCACCGGACCCCTGCTGTCGGTACTCGAGTCCGCCCTCTCGCCCGAGCCCGCCGAGCGCCCGACGGTGGACCAGCTGCTCGACTGGTTGCGCGGGCAGGTGGACGAGCCGACCGCGCGGCACGAGGCGCTCCACGACACGGCCGAGCGCCCGGCCGTCACCCGGGTGCTCGAGACGGATCGTCGGGACCGGGCACCAAGCCGGATCTCGCAGGGCCAGAACCCGCAGGTCGCAGGGAGGACGGGAGCGGGGGAGCGGGGCCGCCGGTTGGTGCTGTGGCTGATTCTCGCGCTGGCGTGGGCGGCGGGGCTGTCGGCGTACCCCTGGATCGGGTCGGCCGTGCTGCTGCTCGTGGTGTGGCTGCTGCGGAGCGGCTCGATCGCCGGAGCACGGGTCGGTGCGAAACGGGCCGAGCGCGGCGCCCGATGGCATGACGGGCCGCGGCTCGTCCTCGGGGCACCGATCGATCTCGTGCGGGCACTGCCGACGACGATCGTGCTGGCGCTGTGGGCCTTCGGGATGGTCGTGGCGACGGTGCTGCTCTGCTACGCCGTCGCGGCACCGGTGGCGGTCGCGCTCCTGAGCTCCGGCGTCGTGGTCGTGTTGTCGCTGCTGCTCGGGCCGGGCGGTGGACAGGTGCGCTCGCCAGTCGCGCGGGTGCTCAAGCCGTTGGCGGCAGGCATGCAGGGCTGGCTGGTCACCCTGCTGGTGCTCGTCGCCGTCGCCGGTGTCTGCGGAGGCCTCGCTGCGCGCGGTGCGGACTGGACGCCCTTCGAGCATGCGCCGTTCTCGGGCCTCGACCCGTGA
- a CDS encoding branched-chain amino acid aminotransferase, which produces MTLEITTTLNPNPVSDERLAEILADPGFGNHFTDHMFRVEWTPEAGWHNARIEPYGPLSLDPACSVLHYAQETFEGLKAYRHTDGTIWGFRPEANAARMARSSARLAFPVLETEDFVQAISELVKVDARWVPAAVEGEEKSLYIRPFMFASENFLGVRAAQHVTFMVICSPAGSYFKGGMKPVRLWLSESFTRAGRGGMGAAKTGGNYASSLAPQAEAYAKGCDQVMFLDASEGKYLEELGGMNIFFVYGGANGGRLVTPSTSGTILEGITRDSLLELAADHGLKVEERQIPLSEWRDGVASGEITEVFACGTAAVITPIGELLSADGSIVTPDPGGPVTTALRKNLVDLQFGRAEDIHGWTTQFA; this is translated from the coding sequence ATGACCCTCGAGATCACCACCACGCTCAACCCGAACCCCGTCTCCGACGAGCGACTCGCCGAGATCCTCGCCGACCCCGGTTTCGGCAACCACTTCACCGACCACATGTTCCGGGTCGAGTGGACCCCTGAGGCGGGGTGGCACAACGCCCGGATCGAGCCCTACGGCCCGCTCTCGCTCGACCCTGCGTGTTCGGTGCTGCACTATGCGCAGGAGACCTTCGAGGGGCTCAAGGCCTACCGCCACACGGACGGCACCATCTGGGGCTTCCGGCCCGAGGCCAACGCGGCCCGGATGGCCCGCTCGTCGGCCCGCCTCGCCTTCCCGGTTCTCGAGACCGAGGACTTCGTCCAGGCGATCTCCGAGCTCGTCAAGGTCGACGCGCGCTGGGTGCCCGCGGCGGTCGAGGGTGAGGAGAAGTCGCTCTACATCCGCCCCTTCATGTTCGCCTCGGAGAACTTCCTCGGCGTGCGCGCCGCCCAGCACGTCACCTTCATGGTCATCTGCTCGCCGGCCGGCTCCTACTTCAAGGGCGGCATGAAGCCCGTCCGCCTGTGGCTGTCGGAGTCCTTCACCCGCGCTGGTCGCGGCGGCATGGGAGCGGCCAAGACCGGCGGCAACTACGCCTCCTCGCTCGCCCCGCAGGCCGAGGCCTACGCCAAGGGCTGCGACCAGGTGATGTTCCTCGACGCCTCCGAGGGGAAGTACCTCGAGGAGCTCGGCGGGATGAACATCTTCTTCGTGTACGGCGGCGCCAATGGGGGACGTCTGGTCACACCTTCAACGTCAGGGACGATCCTCGAGGGCATCACGCGTGACTCGCTGCTCGAGCTCGCCGCCGACCACGGTCTCAAGGTCGAGGAGCGGCAGATCCCGCTCTCGGAGTGGCGCGACGGCGTCGCCTCCGGCGAGATCACCGAGGTCTTCGCGTGTGGCACCGCGGCCGTGATCACGCCGATCGGGGAACTGCTCTCCGCCGACGGCTCGATCGTCACGCCCGACCCGGGTGGCCCGGTGACGACCGCCCTGCGCAAGAACCTCGTCGACCTGCAGTTCGGCCGGGCCGAGGACATTCACGGTTGGACGACCCAGTTCGCCTGA
- a CDS encoding 3-isopropylmalate dehydrogenase, with product MTETASSTSAATSSTVNLAVIPGDGIGPEVTAEALKVLEAAAPVSFATTTYDLGAERYLRTGEVLPTSVLDEVKQADVILLGAVGGKPNDPNLPPGILERGLLLKLRFELDHYVNLRPSKLFPGAVSPLSDAVLGKGDIDFIVVREGTEGSYTGNGGALRVGTPQEIATEVSVNTAFGAERVIRDAFARAAARPRKKLTLVHKTNVLVNAGSVWWRLVQEVGQDFPQVEVDYSHIDAVMIYLTTDPQRFDVIVTDNLFGDIITDLAGAITGGIGLAASGNVNPDRTYPSMFEPVHGSAPDIAGQGIANPTAAILSGALLLDHLGHTDAARAIDAAVLADMTENGMKTRTTAEVGDAIAARF from the coding sequence GTGACTGAGACTGCCTCCTCGACCAGCGCCGCGACCTCCTCGACCGTCAACCTCGCCGTCATCCCCGGCGACGGGATCGGACCGGAGGTCACCGCCGAGGCACTCAAGGTGCTCGAGGCCGCGGCGCCGGTGAGCTTCGCGACGACGACGTACGACCTCGGTGCCGAGCGCTACCTGCGCACCGGCGAGGTGCTTCCGACGTCCGTCCTCGACGAGGTGAAGCAGGCCGACGTGATCCTGCTCGGTGCAGTCGGTGGCAAGCCCAACGATCCGAACCTGCCGCCGGGCATCCTCGAGCGTGGCCTTCTCCTGAAGCTCCGCTTCGAGCTCGACCACTACGTCAACCTGCGTCCCTCCAAGCTCTTCCCGGGTGCGGTCTCGCCGCTCTCCGACGCGGTGCTCGGCAAGGGTGACATCGACTTCATCGTCGTCCGCGAGGGCACTGAGGGCTCCTACACCGGCAACGGCGGCGCGCTGCGCGTCGGCACTCCGCAGGAGATCGCCACCGAGGTGAGCGTCAACACGGCCTTCGGTGCTGAGCGCGTGATCCGCGACGCCTTCGCCCGTGCGGCCGCCCGCCCGCGCAAGAAGCTGACGCTGGTCCACAAGACCAACGTGCTGGTCAACGCCGGCTCCGTGTGGTGGCGCCTGGTCCAGGAGGTCGGACAAGACTTCCCGCAGGTCGAGGTCGACTACAGCCACATCGACGCCGTGATGATCTACCTGACGACGGACCCGCAGCGCTTCGACGTGATCGTCACCGACAATCTCTTCGGCGACATCATCACCGACCTCGCCGGCGCCATCACCGGCGGCATCGGCCTTGCCGCGTCCGGCAACGTCAACCCCGACCGCACCTACCCGTCGATGTTCGAGCCCGTCCACGGATCCGCCCCCGACATCGCCGGCCAGGGCATCGCGAACCCGACGGCCGCGATCCTCTCGGGCGCGCTGCTGCTCGACCACCTCGGCCACACCGACGCCGCACGCGCCATCGATGCCGCCGTGCTGGCCGACATGACGGAGAACGGCATGAAGACGCGCACGACGGCCGAGGTCGGCGACGCGATCGCCGCCCGCTTCTGA
- a CDS encoding O-methyltransferase — MSAPPELPEIVTRAFDVSRRAGFVSFCRNETGRLLATLAGTRGGTMAEFGTGTGVGTAWLRSGVRRPDTVILTAEVNAELAHAAASMFEGDPQVEVLAADWATLADRGPFSLLFLDSGLPDEVTPEKIVDLVEPGGIVVLDDFLPSESWPPVAYGRVDWLRELWLTDEAFTAVDVMVASDASVLVATRR; from the coding sequence ATGAGCGCGCCTCCCGAACTTCCCGAGATCGTGACCCGCGCCTTCGACGTCTCCCGTCGGGCGGGGTTCGTCTCGTTCTGCCGCAACGAGACCGGCCGCCTGCTGGCGACGCTGGCCGGCACCCGCGGCGGCACGATGGCCGAGTTCGGCACCGGCACCGGCGTCGGCACCGCCTGGCTCCGTTCGGGCGTACGTCGACCCGACACCGTCATCCTCACCGCCGAGGTCAACGCCGAGCTCGCCCATGCCGCAGCCTCGATGTTCGAGGGCGACCCGCAGGTGGAGGTGCTGGCCGCGGACTGGGCGACCCTCGCCGACCGCGGACCCTTCTCACTGCTCTTTCTCGACTCCGGGCTGCCGGACGAGGTGACTCCCGAGAAGATCGTCGACCTCGTGGAGCCCGGAGGGATCGTCGTACTTGACGACTTCCTGCCCTCGGAGTCCTGGCCGCCCGTCGCCTACGGCCGCGTCGACTGGCTACGCGAGCTCTGGCTCACCGACGAGGCCTTCACCGCCGTCGACGTCATGGTGGCCTCCGACGCCTCGGTGCTGGTGGCCACGCGCCGTTAG
- the efeB gene encoding iron uptake transporter deferrochelatase/peroxidase subunit, with protein MGEQSGISRRGLVAGSGVSLAAVGAIAGFAGGRASASSPSAEQGGDTVDLAHTYDFYTGGHQVGIETPQQRHTVFMTFDLVDGVTTQDLQVLLARWSAGIAQLMKGRPVGAVEPVRADGVAPDTGEAYDLSPASLTVTLGLGPGFFDERYGLSAKRPALLKPLPALPSDQLRPELTGGDLSLQACADDPQVAYHAIRDLARMARGTVTTKWTVLGFGRASASKGQTTPRNLMGFKDGTRNIKDADEIAEHVWIDEQDWMTGGTYQVVRKIDMDIEIWDAATITTQHQTFGRTKVEGAPLTGHKEFDTPNFDAVADGKPVIDPAAHIALASHERNNGVRILRRGYNFTDGINDNGQLDAGLLFISYQKDPQQFITLQQRLGSSDLLNEYIRHVGSGLFAIPPAPKVGHYIGESLFS; from the coding sequence ATGGGTGAACAGTCTGGAATCTCACGCCGGGGCCTGGTCGCAGGCTCCGGCGTGAGCCTTGCCGCGGTCGGTGCTATCGCGGGCTTCGCCGGGGGCCGCGCGTCGGCGTCGTCGCCGTCGGCGGAGCAGGGTGGCGACACCGTCGACCTCGCGCACACCTACGACTTCTACACCGGCGGGCACCAGGTCGGGATCGAGACGCCGCAGCAGCGCCACACGGTCTTCATGACCTTCGACCTCGTCGACGGCGTGACCACGCAGGACCTCCAGGTGCTGCTGGCCCGCTGGTCGGCCGGCATCGCCCAGCTGATGAAGGGCCGTCCGGTCGGGGCGGTGGAGCCGGTCCGTGCCGACGGCGTCGCGCCGGACACGGGGGAGGCGTACGACCTCTCGCCCGCCTCCCTGACGGTCACGCTCGGACTCGGGCCGGGGTTCTTCGACGAGCGCTACGGCCTGTCCGCCAAGAGGCCGGCGCTGCTGAAGCCGCTGCCGGCGCTGCCGAGCGACCAGCTCCGGCCCGAGCTCACCGGTGGTGACCTCTCGCTACAGGCCTGCGCCGACGACCCGCAGGTCGCCTACCACGCGATCCGCGATCTCGCCCGGATGGCGCGAGGCACCGTCACCACGAAGTGGACCGTGCTCGGCTTCGGTCGAGCCTCGGCCAGCAAGGGCCAGACCACGCCGCGAAACCTGATGGGCTTCAAGGACGGCACCCGCAACATCAAGGACGCCGACGAGATCGCCGAGCACGTCTGGATCGACGAGCAGGACTGGATGACCGGCGGCACCTACCAGGTCGTCCGCAAGATCGACATGGACATCGAGATCTGGGACGCCGCGACCATCACCACGCAGCACCAGACCTTCGGCCGCACCAAGGTCGAGGGCGCGCCGCTCACCGGGCACAAGGAGTTCGACACCCCGAACTTCGACGCCGTCGCCGACGGGAAGCCGGTCATCGACCCGGCGGCCCACATCGCACTGGCCTCGCACGAGCGGAACAACGGCGTCCGCATCCTCCGTCGTGGTTACAACTTCACCGACGGCATCAATGACAACGGCCAGCTCGACGCCGGCCTGCTCTTCATCTCCTACCAGAAGGACCCGCAGCAGTTCATCACGCTGCAGCAGCGCCTCGGCAGCTCGGACCTGCTCAACGAGTACATCCGCCACGTCGGCTCCGGCCTCTTCGCGATCCCTCCTGCGCCCAAGGTGGGGCACTACATCGGGGAGTCGCTCTTCAGCTAA
- the efeO gene encoding iron uptake system protein EfeO: MTTSFGMRRFAATMLLGGLAVTALAACGSDDSASDKAAGSSKDGVSQIAVTLVSGTSGDECKLSDTTAKAGPVTFEVTNESATGITEFEILSGEKIIGEKESLAPGLPKATLTLTLGGGDYTIYCPGAVTEKTSFKVTGQASASPTGTAAQLLQQGATDYATYVTTQLDGMVSGVKALQAAVDAGDLAAAQKAYAEARPFYEKIESDVDGFVIEGFDPTDNHGNLDYLVDMRASNLDPAVGWSGFHAVERDLFGAKKITAATKKSAADLTTNVSKLAELSTSLTYKPEDLANGAAGLLEEVQANKISGEEEAFSHIDLVDFAGNVEGAQQAFEALRAGLTEIDATLVDTISKRFDDVNALLETYKDPKALGGYKLYTPELKKTDANKLSQTVQALQDSLSRLAEKVATA; this comes from the coding sequence ATGACGACCTCCTTCGGCATGCGCCGATTCGCCGCCACCATGCTTCTCGGCGGCCTCGCTGTCACCGCCCTCGCGGCGTGCGGCAGCGACGACAGCGCGAGCGACAAGGCCGCCGGAAGCAGCAAGGACGGGGTCTCGCAGATCGCGGTCACGCTCGTCAGCGGCACCTCGGGTGACGAGTGCAAGCTGAGCGACACCACGGCCAAGGCCGGCCCGGTGACCTTCGAGGTGACGAACGAGTCCGCCACCGGCATCACCGAGTTCGAGATCCTCTCGGGGGAGAAGATCATCGGCGAGAAGGAGTCGCTCGCCCCCGGGCTCCCGAAGGCGACGCTCACACTGACGCTCGGCGGCGGCGACTACACGATCTACTGCCCGGGCGCGGTCACGGAGAAGACCTCGTTCAAGGTCACCGGCCAGGCGTCGGCCAGCCCGACCGGCACCGCGGCGCAGCTCCTCCAGCAGGGCGCCACCGACTACGCGACGTACGTCACCACCCAGCTCGACGGCATGGTCAGTGGCGTCAAGGCGCTGCAGGCCGCCGTCGACGCCGGCGACCTCGCCGCCGCACAGAAGGCGTACGCCGAGGCCCGCCCGTTCTACGAGAAGATCGAATCCGACGTCGACGGGTTCGTGATCGAGGGCTTCGACCCGACTGACAACCACGGCAATCTCGACTACCTCGTCGACATGCGTGCCTCCAACCTCGACCCGGCCGTCGGCTGGAGCGGCTTCCACGCCGTCGAGCGCGACCTCTTCGGCGCCAAGAAGATCACCGCCGCCACCAAGAAGAGCGCAGCCGACCTGACCACCAACGTCAGCAAGCTCGCTGAGCTCTCGACGTCACTGACCTACAAGCCCGAGGACCTCGCCAACGGTGCGGCCGGTCTCCTCGAGGAGGTTCAGGCCAACAAGATCTCCGGCGAGGAGGAGGCGTTCAGCCACATCGACCTGGTGGACTTCGCCGGCAACGTCGAGGGTGCCCAGCAGGCGTTCGAGGCGCTGCGTGCCGGCCTCACCGAGATCGACGCGACGCTGGTCGACACGATCAGCAAGCGCTTCGACGACGTCAACGCGCTGCTCGAGACCTACAAGGACCCCAAGGCGCTCGGCGGCTACAAGCTCTACACCCCGGAGTTGAAGAAGACCGACGCCAACAAGCTCAGCCAGACCGTCCAGGCGCTGCAGGACTCGCTGTCCCGTTTGGCCGAGAAGGTCGCCACGGCCTGA
- the efeU gene encoding iron uptake transporter permease EfeU: MLPTFVIGLREGLEAVLIVTIVATFLRQNRASLRGMWLGVGAGVLLSIAVGVVLETVEQSLPQAQQEMLETVIGAVAVFFVTGMILWMRTHARTLKKELEAHAAQAIASGTTTALAVMAFLAVLREGFETSVFLLATFQHATSAPAAVSGAVLGVACSIVLGWAMYAGGVRLNLQRFFTITGVFLVFVAAGLVLFAFRTAHEAGWVNVGQGRTVDLTWLAPNGSIRSALITGVLGIPADPRVIEVLAWAAYLVPMLALMFWPAALAPGAKLAQRLRVGGAALAALIAVVLFALVQRPTAHLATEAPDTTGATVSIAVTGDTAAIERDNHTYALGSPTATSEHGADTRWSAEHVRGDLPATLTLQGLLDFNGGRIPNGLSVATAKGPFTATWTDSTTLTAFTRDGGLVNAELGGTLLLRYSGGGLTTPRILTVDGWQLSPTYVDAVRASLAETDSARHSRELWKTWVPISLLLTSLGLLVQAARRRRSSNADRARGLTPPPAAEMLQPAGSARSGD; this comes from the coding sequence GTGCTGCCCACCTTCGTCATCGGTCTCCGTGAGGGGCTCGAGGCGGTGCTCATCGTGACCATCGTCGCGACGTTCCTCCGTCAGAACCGCGCCAGCCTCCGCGGCATGTGGCTCGGGGTCGGTGCCGGCGTCCTGCTCTCGATCGCGGTCGGCGTCGTCCTGGAGACGGTGGAGCAGTCGCTCCCGCAGGCACAGCAGGAGATGCTCGAGACGGTCATCGGCGCCGTCGCCGTCTTCTTCGTGACCGGCATGATCCTCTGGATGCGCACCCACGCGCGCACGCTGAAGAAGGAGCTCGAGGCGCACGCCGCCCAGGCGATCGCCTCCGGCACGACGACCGCCCTCGCGGTGATGGCCTTCCTCGCGGTGCTCCGTGAGGGCTTCGAGACGTCCGTCTTCCTGCTCGCGACCTTCCAGCACGCGACCAGCGCCCCGGCGGCTGTGAGCGGTGCCGTCCTCGGCGTCGCCTGTTCCATCGTCCTCGGGTGGGCGATGTACGCCGGCGGCGTCCGCCTCAACCTGCAGCGGTTCTTCACCATCACCGGCGTCTTCCTCGTCTTCGTGGCCGCGGGCCTGGTCCTGTTCGCCTTCCGCACCGCACACGAGGCCGGCTGGGTCAACGTCGGCCAGGGCCGCACGGTGGACCTGACGTGGCTCGCCCCGAACGGCTCGATCCGCTCGGCGCTCATCACGGGCGTCCTCGGGATCCCCGCGGATCCTCGCGTCATCGAGGTACTGGCCTGGGCGGCGTACCTCGTCCCGATGCTCGCCCTGATGTTCTGGCCCGCCGCGCTTGCCCCGGGCGCCAAGCTGGCGCAGCGCCTGCGGGTCGGGGGAGCGGCCCTCGCCGCGCTCATCGCCGTCGTCCTCTTCGCCCTCGTCCAGCGCCCCACCGCCCACCTGGCGACCGAGGCGCCGGACACGACCGGTGCCACCGTCTCGATCGCCGTCACCGGCGACACCGCGGCGATCGAGCGCGACAACCACACCTACGCACTCGGCAGTCCGACCGCGACCAGCGAGCACGGCGCTGACACCCGCTGGAGCGCCGAGCACGTGCGAGGCGACCTGCCCGCGACGCTCACCCTCCAGGGCCTCCTCGACTTCAACGGTGGCCGGATCCCCAACGGGCTCTCCGTCGCCACCGCGAAGGGTCCGTTCACCGCCACGTGGACCGACTCGACCACGCTCACCGCCTTCACCCGTGACGGTGGCCTGGTCAACGCCGAGCTCGGCGGCACGCTGCTGCTCCGCTACTCCGGGGGCGGCCTGACCACCCCGCGGATCCTCACCGTGGACGGGTGGCAGCTCTCGCCGACGTACGTCGACGCCGTCCGTGCCTCGCTCGCGGAGACCGACTCCGCGCGCCACAGCCGCGAGCTCTGGAAGACCTGGGTGCCCATCTCCCTCCTGCTCACCTCACTCGGCCTGCTCGTGCAGGCCGCCCGTCGCCGGCGCTCCTCCAACGCCGACCGGGCTCGTGGCCTCACCCCTCCGCCGGCGGCGGAGATGCTGCAGCCCGCCGGCTCCGCCCGCTCGGGCGACTGA
- a CDS encoding DsbA family oxidoreductase, with product MRIDVWSDVVCPWCYIGKRRLESALASFGHKDDVEVVWHSFQLDPSAPREATGETVAAHLGAKYGMGEEQAREMQQRVIDLAAAEGMTWDHHNSPYVNTVDAHRLIHLADHLGGHERSAALKERLLEAYFVHARNVADHAVLTELALAEGLPADRVAEVLASTEFEDEVAADQAQAQAYGATGVPFFVIDDKYGISGAQPAELFSQAIGQAWTESHPVLNLVGGQADGECGPDGCAI from the coding sequence ATGCGCATTGATGTGTGGTCCGACGTCGTCTGCCCGTGGTGCTACATCGGCAAGCGCCGGCTCGAGTCGGCCCTGGCGTCCTTCGGCCACAAGGACGACGTCGAGGTCGTCTGGCACTCCTTCCAGCTCGACCCCTCGGCCCCGCGCGAGGCGACTGGCGAGACCGTCGCCGCGCACCTCGGTGCGAAGTACGGCATGGGCGAGGAGCAGGCCCGCGAGATGCAGCAGCGTGTCATCGACCTCGCGGCAGCTGAGGGCATGACGTGGGACCACCACAACTCGCCGTACGTCAACACGGTCGACGCCCACCGGCTCATCCATCTCGCCGACCACCTCGGTGGCCACGAGCGCTCCGCGGCGCTCAAGGAGCGACTCCTCGAGGCGTACTTCGTGCACGCCCGCAACGTGGCAGACCACGCCGTCCTCACCGAGCTCGCGCTCGCCGAGGGGCTTCCGGCCGACCGCGTCGCCGAGGTGCTCGCGAGCACCGAGTTCGAGGACGAGGTCGCCGCCGACCAGGCGCAGGCCCAGGCGTACGGCGCCACCGGTGTGCCCTTCTTCGTGATCGACGACAAATACGGCATCTCCGGTGCCCAGCCCGCCGAGCTCTTCAGTCAGGCGATCGGCCAGGCGTGGACCGAGTCCCACCCGGTGCTCAACCTGGTCGGCGGCCAGGCCGACGGCGAGTGCGGGCCCGACGGCTGCGCGATTTAA